From Luteolibacter sp. Y139, one genomic window encodes:
- a CDS encoding PEP-CTERM sorting domain-containing protein: MATAATIGAANAVSVTLTGIANTSVGLVTAGTSATLLSGNAYFYSTAVDLTVAQVAGITTRAAFEALIGADPGAVRGPVAFTAGAFTSSAATEMGAVGNNTYLFLESAGGFGIFQGPTVPSLGAVTMNPANMIEDLKGTSTLTNVSGTNSGFQLVPEPSIALLGALGVFGLIRRRR; encoded by the coding sequence ATGGCGACCGCAGCCACCATCGGTGCTGCCAATGCTGTGAGCGTTACCCTTACCGGTATCGCAAACACCTCGGTCGGTCTGGTCACCGCTGGCACCTCCGCCACTCTTCTGAGTGGTAATGCCTACTTCTACTCGACCGCTGTCGATCTTACCGTCGCTCAGGTCGCTGGCATCACCACGCGTGCTGCCTTCGAAGCCCTGATCGGCGCCGATCCTGGCGCAGTTCGTGGTCCGGTTGCCTTCACGGCCGGTGCCTTCACCAGCAGCGCTGCTACCGAAATGGGTGCGGTCGGTAACAATACCTACCTCTTCCTCGAAAGCGCCGGCGGTTTCGGTATCTTCCAAGGCCCGACCGTTCCTTCCTTGGGCGCGGTTACCATGAACCCGGCCAACATGATCGAAGACCTTAAGGGAACTTCGACCCTGACGAACGTCAGCGGCACCAACTCCGGCTTCCAGCTCGTTCCTGAGCCTTCGATCGCCCTTCTGGGTGCTCTCGGCGTGTTCGGTCTGATCCGCCGCCGCCGCTAA